From Brevibacillus marinus, a single genomic window includes:
- the dapG gene encoding aspartate kinase, giving the protein MRILIQKFGGSSLATPECRLRAIHHIEKALGEGYALVVVVSAMGRKGDPYATDTLLGLIRENGDQLPPRETDLLLHTGEIISAAVMCSMLHARGIHATILTGGQANIITSAEHTNAYIHTIDPHRIRQELKRGHVVIVPGFQGRTADWEITTLGRGGSDTTATALGAALGAELVDIYTDVNGIMTADPRIVEEAQPLTFVTYSEICNMAHLGAKVIHPRAVEIAMQANVPIRVRSTFSDDRGTLVTSLYQGGTALGPIHDRLVIGIANVANLTQIKVYARQGQYDTQLQVFKAMARHGISVDFINVNPRGVAYTVHDRMAERAAGILTEMGYEPHLLRECAKVSVIGAGIAGVPGVMAQIVEALTSEDVPILQSADSHTTIWVLVRQSDMVKAVRALHRQFELHKSNTDHALSAFPRASDSAEQTASYDRFR; this is encoded by the coding sequence ATGAGAATACTCATCCAGAAGTTCGGCGGCTCCTCTCTCGCCACACCCGAGTGCCGTCTGCGAGCGATCCACCACATCGAGAAGGCTCTTGGGGAAGGATATGCTCTGGTGGTTGTCGTCTCCGCGATGGGGCGTAAAGGCGACCCTTACGCCACCGACACCCTGCTTGGGCTGATCAGGGAAAACGGGGATCAACTCCCGCCGCGGGAAACCGACTTGCTGCTGCACACCGGTGAGATTATTTCGGCAGCCGTGATGTGCAGCATGCTGCATGCGCGGGGAATCCATGCAACCATTCTGACAGGTGGTCAGGCCAATATCATCACTTCCGCCGAGCACACCAACGCCTATATTCACACGATCGACCCGCATCGCATCAGGCAAGAACTGAAGCGGGGACATGTGGTGATCGTTCCCGGTTTTCAGGGGAGAACGGCAGACTGGGAAATCACCACCCTCGGCAGGGGGGGGAGCGATACGACCGCAACCGCGCTTGGTGCTGCGCTCGGAGCAGAGCTGGTCGACATCTACACCGATGTCAACGGGATTATGACCGCCGATCCACGCATCGTGGAGGAAGCCCAACCGCTGACCTTCGTCACCTATAGCGAGATTTGCAACATGGCGCATCTCGGCGCGAAAGTGATCCATCCACGGGCGGTTGAGATCGCCATGCAGGCCAACGTTCCCATCCGGGTTCGTTCCACGTTTTCCGACGATCGCGGGACGCTGGTCACCTCCCTGTATCAAGGGGGCACGGCGCTCGGTCCGATTCACGACCGGCTGGTCATCGGGATCGCCAACGTGGCGAACCTCACACAGATCAAGGTATACGCCCGGCAAGGGCAATACGACACGCAGCTTCAGGTGTTCAAGGCGATGGCCCGTCACGGGATCAGCGTTGATTTTATCAATGTGAATCCGCGCGGTGTCGCCTATACCGTCCACGATCGGATGGCCGAGCGGGCCGCGGGCATCCTAACCGAGATGGGCTATGAGCCGCATCTTTTGCGGGAGTGCGCCAAGGTTTCCGTAATCGGCGCCGGCATCGCCGGCGTGCCGGGCGTGATGGCGCAGATCGTCGAGGCTTTGACGAGCGAGGACGTGCCCATCTTGCAATCGGCTGATTCGCATACGACGATCTGGGTACTGGTCCGCCAGTCTGACATGGTCAAAGCGGTTCGCGCCTTGCATCGACAGTTTGAACTTCATAAGAGCAACACCGATCATGCGCTAAGCGCGTTTCCCCGCGCTTCCGACAGTGCGGAACAAACGGCTTCGTATGACCGGTTCAGGTGA
- a CDS encoding ribonuclease J, which yields MGKSNHSVLIFALGGLGEIGKNMYVIQCDDDIVVVDAGLKFPEEEMLGIDMVIPDITYLEENREKVRGIIITHGHEDHIGGLPYVLRHLDVPIYATKLTLGLIEAKLKESGMLGETRRHLITGDSEIRLGKLKVSFFRTNHSIPDSVGVCIDTPQGAIVHTGDFKFDQTPVNNQTADIAKMAQIGAKGVLCLLSDSTNAERPGFTGSERSVGEAIKHVFSKASGRIIVSTFASNVHRVQQVFDAAYEYNRKVAIVGRSMLNVITISMELGYLNAPEGLIVEPDDVNRLPADKVVILSTGSQGEPMSALTRMARSAHRKLDILPGDTVVIAATPIPGNEKYVARTIDQLYRIGAEVIYGGQGSTGAVHVSGHGSQEDLRLMLNLMKPKFFIPIHGEYRMLRMHGILAEQVGVPPENIFLLDNGDSVEITNGEARYGPKVHVGNVLIDGLGVGDVGNIVLRDRKLLSQDGILVVVVTLSKQNGTILSGPDIISRGFVYVRESEELLDEANRIVTQTLQKCVEENINEWSSLKNNVKDTLSRFLYDQTRRRPMILPIIMEV from the coding sequence TTGGGCAAGTCCAATCATTCGGTTCTCATTTTCGCCCTGGGCGGATTAGGCGAAATTGGGAAGAACATGTACGTGATTCAATGCGACGATGACATCGTCGTCGTTGATGCGGGCTTGAAATTTCCCGAGGAGGAAATGCTCGGCATTGATATGGTGATCCCCGACATCACGTACCTGGAGGAAAACCGCGAGAAAGTGCGCGGCATCATCATCACGCACGGTCATGAGGACCATATTGGCGGGCTCCCGTACGTGCTGCGTCACCTCGACGTGCCGATCTACGCGACGAAGCTGACGCTCGGTTTGATCGAAGCCAAGTTGAAGGAAAGCGGGATGCTCGGCGAAACCAGGCGGCATTTGATCACAGGGGATTCGGAAATTCGGCTCGGCAAGTTGAAGGTCAGCTTTTTTCGGACGAACCACAGCATTCCTGATTCGGTCGGTGTCTGTATTGATACGCCGCAAGGTGCGATTGTTCACACGGGCGATTTCAAGTTTGACCAGACACCTGTCAACAATCAGACGGCTGATATCGCCAAAATGGCCCAGATCGGGGCCAAAGGTGTACTTTGTCTGCTGTCGGACAGCACCAATGCCGAGCGGCCCGGTTTCACCGGATCGGAGCGGTCCGTCGGGGAAGCGATCAAACACGTATTCAGCAAAGCAAGCGGCCGCATCATTGTCTCGACATTCGCCTCGAATGTGCACCGCGTGCAGCAAGTATTTGATGCCGCATACGAATACAATCGCAAAGTGGCCATCGTCGGCCGCAGTATGTTAAACGTGATCACCATCAGCATGGAGCTCGGTTACTTGAACGCTCCCGAGGGACTCATCGTGGAGCCGGACGACGTGAACAGGCTTCCGGCTGACAAGGTTGTCATCCTGTCGACAGGAAGTCAGGGGGAGCCGATGTCGGCGCTTACCCGCATGGCCCGATCCGCCCATCGGAAGCTGGACATCCTGCCGGGGGACACGGTGGTCATTGCTGCCACGCCCATTCCGGGAAACGAGAAGTACGTAGCCCGCACGATCGACCAACTGTACCGGATCGGGGCGGAAGTGATCTACGGGGGACAAGGTTCAACCGGTGCCGTACACGTGTCGGGGCACGGCAGTCAGGAAGACCTGCGCTTGATGCTGAACCTGATGAAACCGAAGTTTTTCATTCCGATCCACGGCGAGTACCGCATGCTGCGGATGCACGGCATCCTGGCCGAACAGGTGGGGGTCCCCCCGGAAAACATCTTCCTTTTGGACAATGGCGACAGCGTGGAAATTACAAACGGAGAGGCGCGATATGGCCCGAAAGTACACGTGGGCAACGTCCTGATCGACGGCCTGGGTGTAGGGGATGTCGGCAATATCGTGCTGCGTGATCGAAAATTGCTTTCACAAGACGGAATTCTGGTAGTTGTTGTTACACTTAGCAAACAAAACGGTACGATTTTGTCCGGACCCGATATTATTTCTCGCGGATTCGTGTACGTTCGCGAATCGGAGGAACTGTTGGATGAGGCAAATCGCATCGTCACCCAAACACTGCAAAAATGTGTGGAAGAAAACATCAACGAATGGTCTTCCTTGAAGAACAACGTGAAAGATACGCTGAGCCGCTTTTTATACGACCAGACCCGCAGACGTCCGATGATCCTGCCGATCATCATGGAAGTGTAA
- a CDS encoding AzlD domain-containing protein, with product MSRGGPNMLNHWLLIGFLSVSTYLSRMIGVEIMAKRRMSSTVRLYFHYVPVGIISALIIKQIFIPTDGQLEISFPVLIGCLSTAITMKIIKMFLPSVVIGVMIGLFTRYFLIS from the coding sequence ATGTCAAGAGGAGGTCCCAATATGCTTAATCATTGGCTTCTAATCGGATTCCTATCCGTTTCTACCTATCTATCACGAATGATCGGCGTCGAAATAATGGCAAAACGAAGGATGAGTTCTACCGTGCGTTTATATTTTCATTATGTTCCTGTGGGAATTATCTCGGCACTGATCATCAAACAAATCTTCATTCCCACGGATGGGCAACTGGAGATTTCCTTTCCGGTTCTGATAGGCTGTCTTTCCACAGCCATTACAATGAAGATAATCAAAATGTTTCTTCCTTCTGTTGTGATCGGAGTCATGATTGGATTGTTCACACGTTATTTTTTAATCAGTTAA
- the dapA gene encoding 4-hydroxy-tetrahydrodipicolinate synthase, with protein sequence MARFGRLVTAMVTPFDDSLQVDLERTEQLIDHLLATGTTALVVSGTTGESPTLSQQEKLTLLRHVVRYTNGRCPVIAGTGSNQTAGSIELTQEAEKAGADAIMLVSPYYNRPSQEGLYQHFKAVAESTSLPVMLYNVPGRTGVNMTAETTLRLAELPNVVCVKEASGNLSQMAKIIEHAPEGFELYSGDDALTLPVLAVGGVGVVSVASHVVGRQMTQMIDAFIAGDHGQAAALHRRLLPVFEGLFAYPSPGPVKAALHKLGVPVGGVRLPLVELNEQERSFVWSLLDEK encoded by the coding sequence GTGGCACGTTTTGGACGGCTGGTAACCGCGATGGTTACGCCCTTTGATGATTCTTTGCAGGTTGATTTGGAAAGGACAGAGCAGCTGATCGACCATCTTTTGGCAACCGGGACGACGGCGCTTGTCGTAAGCGGGACAACCGGGGAGTCGCCCACTTTGTCGCAGCAGGAAAAGCTGACCCTGCTCCGGCACGTCGTTCGTTACACGAACGGCCGCTGTCCGGTGATCGCCGGCACAGGCAGCAATCAGACGGCGGGCAGCATTGAATTGACGCAGGAAGCGGAAAAAGCGGGCGCGGATGCGATTATGCTGGTGTCGCCGTACTACAACCGCCCTTCCCAAGAGGGCTTGTATCAACACTTCAAAGCGGTCGCCGAGTCTACCTCGCTGCCGGTCATGCTTTACAATGTTCCCGGTCGGACCGGTGTCAACATGACCGCCGAGACGACGTTGCGCCTGGCGGAACTTCCCAACGTCGTCTGCGTCAAGGAAGCGTCCGGCAACTTGTCACAAATGGCGAAGATTATCGAACACGCTCCCGAAGGTTTTGAGTTATACAGTGGCGATGATGCGCTGACCCTTCCCGTGCTCGCTGTCGGCGGCGTAGGCGTGGTGAGCGTCGCCAGTCATGTGGTGGGCAGGCAGATGACGCAGATGATCGACGCGTTTATCGCGGGCGACCATGGCCAGGCGGCTGCGCTGCATCGCCGGCTGTTGCCGGTCTTTGAAGGTCTGTTTGCTTACCCCAGCCCAGGTCCGGTCAAGGCGGCGCTCCATAAGCTGGGTGTGCCGGTTGGCGGGGTGCGCCTGCCGCTGGTTGAGCTGAACGAGCAGGAACGCAGCTTTGTCTGGTCGCTGCTGGACGAGAAGTAA
- a CDS encoding aspartate-semialdehyde dehydrogenase, whose translation MENQTRYTVAVVGATGAVGQQMISLLEERNFPVGKLKLLASARSAGKTVRFKGEDVTIEEAKPESFAGVDFALFSAGGAVSKELAPHAVRHGAVVIDNTSAFRMDPEVPLVVPEVNMDAARQHKGIIANPNCSTIQMVCALKPLYDRYGIERIIVSTYQAVSGAGASAINELLAQTRDILDGKEPQANILPVAKLPVHYPIAFNAIPQIDVFTENGFTFEEMKMVNETKKILGDPEVKVAATCVRLPIVQGHSESVYVELKQDYDLQEVRALLEQAPGVVVVDSPAEQRYPLARDCAGKLDVFVGRIRRDLTHPRGLHMWVVSDNLLKGAAWNTVQIAEELIKDRQ comes from the coding sequence ATGGAGAATCAGACGAGGTATACGGTAGCTGTGGTTGGAGCAACAGGTGCTGTGGGACAACAGATGATTTCGCTTTTGGAGGAGCGCAACTTTCCGGTGGGAAAGCTGAAACTGCTTGCTTCTGCGCGTTCTGCCGGCAAGACGGTCCGCTTCAAGGGAGAAGACGTGACCATTGAAGAGGCCAAGCCGGAAAGTTTTGCCGGCGTTGATTTCGCTCTGTTCAGCGCCGGCGGAGCCGTCAGCAAAGAATTGGCCCCGCACGCCGTAAGACATGGCGCAGTTGTGATCGACAACACCAGCGCCTTTCGGATGGACCCGGAGGTGCCGCTGGTCGTGCCGGAAGTCAATATGGATGCCGCGCGGCAACACAAGGGGATTATCGCCAATCCCAATTGTTCCACGATTCAAATGGTTTGCGCGTTAAAACCTCTCTATGACCGGTATGGCATCGAGCGGATCATCGTGTCCACCTACCAGGCTGTATCCGGTGCGGGCGCGTCGGCGATCAACGAACTGCTCGCCCAGACCAGGGACATTCTCGACGGGAAAGAGCCGCAGGCAAACATCCTGCCTGTCGCCAAGCTGCCCGTCCATTATCCGATAGCCTTTAATGCGATTCCGCAGATTGACGTATTCACGGAGAACGGCTTTACCTTTGAAGAGATGAAAATGGTGAACGAAACGAAGAAAATATTGGGTGACCCAGAGGTGAAAGTAGCGGCTACCTGCGTTCGCCTGCCGATCGTGCAAGGGCATAGCGAGTCGGTTTATGTCGAGCTGAAGCAGGACTACGACTTGCAGGAAGTACGCGCGCTGCTGGAACAGGCGCCGGGCGTCGTGGTGGTCGATTCCCCGGCTGAACAGCGGTATCCGCTTGCGCGCGACTGCGCCGGCAAGCTTGATGTGTTTGTCGGACGGATTCGCCGCGACTTGACGCATCCTCGCGGTCTGCACATGTGGGTCGTTTCGGACAACTTGTTGAAGGGAGCTGCATGGAATACGGTACAAATCGCGGAGGAGCTGATCAAGGATAGACAGTAG